In the genome of Cytophagia bacterium CHB2, the window ATCGTTGAGCAGATAGAGTATTATGATTATGACCAGAGTTTTTCTCTAAAAGGTGTGTCGTGCATTCGTGAAAAAGCGTGGATGAAAGCCTATCCGGTGTGCTTGCGTATAGGACAGTTCCTGTTCTTCGTGAATCGGCAGTCGGCTTATATCAAGTTTCTCGCGCTCGGTTTTGAAATGCGTGGATTTGACGGCATGCAGCAATGGCTTTGCAAGATTCTCGATAGCTTGCGGGCTTTCCCTGAAAGGCATGTGCCCTGGCTCGAATTCCTGAAGGTCAGTCGCTTGGATGTCTTTACCGATTTTGCCTTTGACGGTGAGTTTCATCATGAGCAATTCCGCACCAAGCTGAAAAAGTCGGGTTATTTTCAATCGGGCGAGAATGCCGAGGGCAAGACGTTGTACTTCGGCTCACGGGCCTCGATGCTGGCGCGGCTTTACGTCAAGAG includes:
- a CDS encoding replication initiation factor domain-containing protein, encoding MSESQVKVCENERAVDEFVLLASGVDTLCLFLDCGPLIDWKSIVEQIEYYDYDQSFSLKGVSCIREKAWMKAYPVCLRIGQFLFFVNRQSAYIKFLALGFEMRGFDGMQQWLCKILDSLRAFPERHVPWLEFLKVSRLDVFTDFAFDGEFHHEQFRTKLKKSGYFQSGENAEGKTLYFGSRASMLARLYVK